The Candidatus Aegiribacteria sp. genome includes a region encoding these proteins:
- a CDS encoding glycosyltransferase family 4 protein, translated as MKYKCTEYSNRSAPAVIYADSLSNRGGTGIYLKRLLEGFIRSKANVVAAVGGKLISPSEALCYQHSAGGIRKVFYENITLPSAVATISPSIVHLPAFSGRAPHDVPCAVTLHDLAFCRNPSWFPFLKSVYYRLHFREVAGKADVVMVDSESTGSEAEELLGIKASRIRKVYLSTDSFLADPSEFRSVFSVRGRYIAFAGTIEPRKNISALVDSWANVRRIHPDMLLVIAGRWGWGPESLRKKLLTTEGVLLTGSLPESMLKSCISGAELLVYPSLYEGFGLPPLEAASAGVPSVVTPASALREIYSEISTVAGGFDPDSISESILGSLDTDHDADTLMNFASDFSTERMARQVLTVYEEFGT; from the coding sequence TTGAAATATAAATGTACTGAATATTCGAACCGCTCCGCACCGGCAGTTATTTACGCTGATTCACTCTCCAACAGGGGCGGAACAGGTATTTACCTTAAAAGACTTCTTGAAGGATTCATTCGTTCCAAAGCCAACGTTGTTGCCGCTGTCGGCGGGAAGCTGATCTCTCCTTCGGAAGCTCTTTGCTATCAGCATTCTGCGGGTGGTATCAGGAAGGTATTTTACGAGAATATTACACTGCCTTCAGCAGTCGCAACAATTTCACCTTCCATAGTACATCTTCCCGCCTTTTCCGGCAGAGCGCCTCATGATGTTCCCTGCGCGGTTACCCTTCATGACCTGGCATTCTGCAGGAATCCGTCATGGTTTCCATTCTTGAAATCAGTCTATTACCGCCTTCATTTCAGGGAAGTCGCTGGAAAAGCTGATGTGGTTATGGTTGACAGCGAGTCAACGGGAAGTGAAGCGGAGGAGCTTCTGGGTATAAAAGCGAGTAGAATCAGAAAGGTTTACCTGTCTACAGATTCCTTTCTGGCTGATCCTTCCGAATTCAGGAGCGTATTCTCCGTCCGGGGAAGATATATAGCGTTTGCCGGGACAATAGAACCAAGAAAAAATATTTCAGCTCTTGTTGATTCCTGGGCGAATGTGAGAAGGATTCATCCTGATATGCTTCTTGTTATCGCTGGGAGGTGGGGCTGGGGACCGGAATCCCTCAGGAAAAAGCTTCTCACTACGGAAGGTGTTCTTCTTACTGGATCCCTCCCGGAAAGTATGTTGAAAAGCTGCATTTCAGGCGCTGAACTGCTTGTTTACCCATCTTTGTACGAAGGTTTTGGACTGCCACCGCTTGAAGCAGCTTCAGCGGGAGTTCCATCTGTTGTTACTCCCGCTTCCGCACTCAGGGAGATCTACTCGGAGATATCGACCGTCGCGGGAGGCTTTGATCCCGATTCCATTTCTGAATCCATCCTTGGTTCTCTTGATACCGATCATGACGCTGACACATTGATGAATTTTGCTTCAGATTTCTCAACGGAACGAATGGCAAGACAGGTTTTGACAGTGTATGAGGAGTTTGGAACGTGA
- a CDS encoding twin-arginine translocase TatA/TatE family subunit yields MFRPGTGEIILIVVVLLLLFGAKRIPDLARSVGQALHMFRKGMKEDISDMDNDEEDSGNGENTNGDS; encoded by the coding sequence ATGTTTCGTCCGGGCACTGGTGAAATTATACTGATTGTTGTTGTTCTTCTACTCCTTTTCGGAGCTAAAAGAATTCCGGACCTCGCCAGGTCAGTGGGGCAGGCGCTGCATATGTTCAGAAAAGGAATGAAAGAAGATATATCAGACATGGATAACGACGAAGAAGATTCAGGAAACGGGGAAAATACGAATGGCGACAGTTAG
- a CDS encoding glycosyltransferase, with the protein MNILQVYKDIHPFVRGGIERYLHDLSRYLVGRGHEVSVLVAGNARGCSEKEVSGFNVIEYPCICRILSNPISPGLRRILQNTPADILHFHVPLPSAVIAWLLARRNTPYIVTYHSDIVRQALFLPFYGPLLKRFLKGASKVIATSPVYLDTSLYLSDLDNTEVVPIGSDLDVFRPSDASPKSDYFLFVGRFRKYKGIGVLLDAWKKFPRRKLVMVGGGPLECDVRKIIRENSLNVEIVSNPDDRKLVELYQQARCLILPSTLRSEAFGMVQTEAMACGIPVISTALPTGVPWVNSDNVSGLVIPPGDSIAMTEAVKKMEDPHMHSRLSSGALERAVCHFNAERLFSRVESLLEEAVNAEIN; encoded by the coding sequence GTGAATATCCTTCAGGTTTACAAGGATATCCATCCATTCGTGAGGGGTGGAATTGAAAGGTATCTGCACGACCTTTCCAGGTATCTCGTCGGCAGAGGGCATGAAGTCAGTGTTCTTGTGGCAGGCAATGCCAGGGGATGTTCTGAAAAGGAGGTGTCAGGATTCAATGTCATTGAATACCCCTGTATATGCAGAATCCTTTCAAATCCTATATCCCCCGGACTTCGAAGGATATTACAAAACACTCCTGCCGATATACTGCACTTCCATGTTCCACTTCCATCTGCTGTAATTGCATGGCTCCTTGCCCGAAGAAACACACCTTACATCGTAACATACCATAGCGATATAGTCAGACAGGCATTATTCCTTCCTTTCTACGGCCCGCTTCTTAAAAGGTTTCTCAAAGGCGCGAGCAAGGTAATAGCTACTTCTCCTGTTTATCTTGATACTTCCCTCTATCTCTCAGACCTTGATAATACTGAAGTTGTTCCTATCGGTTCAGATCTTGATGTCTTCAGACCTTCCGATGCTTCCCCGAAAAGCGATTATTTTCTATTTGTAGGAAGGTTTCGGAAGTACAAGGGTATCGGAGTACTGCTCGATGCCTGGAAGAAATTTCCACGGAGAAAACTTGTTATGGTGGGGGGAGGCCCCCTCGAGTGCGATGTCCGAAAAATAATCCGTGAGAACAGCCTGAATGTAGAGATTGTCAGTAACCCGGACGATCGAAAGCTTGTAGAACTCTATCAGCAGGCCAGGTGTCTTATTCTGCCATCAACACTGCGAAGCGAAGCATTCGGTATGGTGCAGACCGAAGCCATGGCTTGCGGTATTCCTGTAATAAGTACAGCTCTTCCAACCGGAGTTCCCTGGGTAAATTCTGATAATGTATCAGGTCTGGTTATTCCGCCGGGTGATTCCATCGCCATGACAGAGGCGGTGAAGAAGATGGAGGATCCACATATGCATTCCAGGCTCTCCTCCGGAGCGTTGGAAAGGGCGGTATGCCACTTCAACGCCGAACGTCTGTTTTCCAGGGTAGAATCTCTTCTTGAAGAAGCAGTCAATGCAGAAATCAACTGA
- the hslU gene encoding ATP-dependent protease ATPase subunit HslU: protein MKRDLTPAQIVQWLDRHVIGQDSAKRSVAIALRNRFRRREAAEEIKSEIYPSNLIMMGPTGIGKTEIARRLANMTGAPFVKVEASKYTETGYVGRDVESMVRSLVRQAVNIEAEKAAKEREEQVRDVVSSKLAETLKKTGFDSISNSEIIRMLDKGLLDDNEIELILPESIAQMEIMPLIPGGGGFDNPAGENLKKLMQKMVGSRRKRKKLTVSEARERLYEEEMRRLLEGSDHISRGLKLAQEEGIIFIDEIDKIIGTSESKGPEVSRMGVQRDLLPIVEGCTVPTRYGPVNTDHILFIAAGAFHGSSPSDLIPELQGRFPMRVELDPLSEKDLFRILTEPENSLLKQYTALLEADGVELKLNRKAALEVARVANYLNDETEDIGARRLRPVLSYLLDEQLFGAPDLVQGNVKITGAIASKILLDLADRREDGNYIL, encoded by the coding sequence ATGAAAAGAGATCTTACCCCGGCACAGATCGTTCAATGGCTTGATCGTCATGTCATAGGCCAGGATAGCGCAAAACGTTCTGTAGCTATAGCCCTTCGCAACCGCTTCAGAAGAAGGGAAGCAGCTGAGGAGATCAAGTCCGAAATATATCCAAGTAATCTTATAATGATGGGACCTACAGGCATAGGTAAAACCGAGATTGCCAGAAGGCTTGCCAATATGACAGGAGCCCCTTTCGTAAAAGTCGAAGCTTCAAAGTATACTGAAACCGGTTATGTCGGCAGGGATGTTGAGTCAATGGTCAGATCCCTTGTCCGTCAGGCAGTGAACATCGAGGCTGAAAAAGCTGCAAAAGAACGTGAGGAGCAGGTAAGAGACGTTGTAAGCAGTAAACTGGCTGAAACACTTAAAAAAACCGGATTCGATTCCATATCAAACAGTGAAATTATCCGGATGCTTGATAAGGGTCTTCTCGACGATAACGAGATCGAACTGATACTTCCGGAGAGCATCGCGCAGATGGAGATAATGCCACTGATACCAGGCGGGGGAGGCTTCGATAATCCAGCAGGCGAGAACCTGAAGAAACTCATGCAGAAAATGGTTGGCAGCAGACGAAAAAGGAAGAAGCTGACCGTATCTGAAGCCAGGGAACGTCTTTACGAAGAAGAAATGAGAAGGCTTCTGGAAGGAAGCGATCATATCTCGAGGGGTCTCAAACTCGCCCAGGAGGAAGGGATAATCTTCATAGATGAGATCGACAAAATCATCGGAACAAGTGAAAGCAAAGGACCTGAGGTTTCCAGAATGGGGGTTCAGAGGGATCTGCTTCCGATTGTGGAAGGATGTACCGTACCAACACGCTACGGACCAGTGAATACTGACCATATACTTTTCATTGCCGCGGGAGCTTTTCATGGATCCAGCCCTTCTGACCTTATACCTGAGTTGCAGGGCCGTTTCCCAATGAGAGTCGAACTCGATCCACTTTCGGAAAAGGACCTGTTTCGTATATTGACTGAACCCGAAAATTCTCTTCTCAAACAGTATACTGCACTTCTTGAGGCGGACGGCGTTGAACTCAAACTGAATCGAAAAGCTGCATTGGAAGTCGCCAGAGTCGCCAATTACCTTAACGATGAAACCGAAGATATAGGGGCAAGGAGACTAAGGCCGGTACTAAGTTATCTACTGGATGAACAATTATTTGGGGCACCCGATCTTGTCCAGGGAAATGTGAAGATT
- a CDS encoding tyrosine recombinase XerC, protein MQKENCELIENFCRDLLFGRRFSENTIKAYRADLYRFNNWQKSESILDGFTLNGLRGFLRHEASRELDPKSLAREVSSLRTFGNWMLETERLPSNPAKLIAMPKTATRLPGFLSVREVQQVIDSFDVSSVLGRRNRAVVDLLYGAGLRASESVSVLLSGLNLQAREIKIMGKGKRERIVPLPELTCRSLKLWIDSRSELAVDSTADPGTVFISIHGRKLDPRDIQRIVACGVKKAARAAGATPHTFRHSFATHLLDNGADLRAVQDMLGHATLSTTQVYTHLTMERLRKAYRKAHPRGED, encoded by the coding sequence TTGCAGAAAGAAAATTGTGAACTGATAGAAAATTTCTGCAGGGATCTGCTTTTTGGCCGGAGATTTTCCGAGAACACAATAAAGGCATACAGAGCCGATCTCTACAGATTCAATAACTGGCAGAAATCCGAGAGTATTCTTGATGGCTTTACACTGAACGGGTTGAGGGGATTTCTTCGACACGAAGCGTCAAGAGAACTTGATCCGAAATCTCTGGCAAGGGAGGTTTCATCTTTGCGGACCTTCGGGAACTGGATGCTTGAAACTGAAAGATTACCCTCGAATCCGGCAAAACTGATTGCAATGCCTAAAACAGCAACCAGATTACCCGGGTTTCTCAGCGTCCGGGAGGTGCAGCAGGTAATCGACAGTTTCGATGTATCATCGGTTCTTGGCAGACGCAACCGAGCTGTAGTTGATCTTCTTTACGGAGCAGGTTTAAGAGCTTCAGAATCCGTTTCGGTACTTCTTTCCGGACTGAACCTGCAGGCAAGAGAGATAAAAATCATGGGTAAGGGAAAGAGAGAAAGAATAGTACCTCTTCCAGAATTAACCTGCAGATCACTGAAATTATGGATTGACAGCAGGAGTGAGCTTGCAGTGGATTCTACCGCTGATCCGGGAACCGTATTTATCAGCATCCATGGAAGAAAGCTTGACCCCAGAGATATCCAGCGTATTGTTGCATGCGGAGTGAAAAAAGCTGCCCGGGCAGCGGGAGCAACGCCTCACACTTTCCGGCACAGCTTTGCAACCCATCTGCTTGATAATGGAGCCGACCTGAGAGCGGTTCAGGATATGCTGGGACACGCTACTCTTTCTACAACCCAGGTTTACACGCACCTGACAATGGAACGATTGAGGAAGGCATACAGGAAAGCACATCCCAGGGGGGAAGATTGA
- the topA gene encoding type I DNA topoisomerase encodes MSKKKSLVIIESPAKASSLRSYLGDSYEVIASYGHVRDLPRNYLGVDESKGFKPSYTILPDKRKVVTMLKKKASEVSRIYLAADPDREGEAICWHLSQILEREGVVFSRLRFNAITKDTVLKSIKNPSSIDMQLVDAQQARRVMDRLVGYKISSWLQKIMGKGKSAGRVQSVALRMIQEREDTIGSFLPVEYWLIDARFTQGKNSFTANLHKIDGKTSGKPGKFPECEEEAENIIERINEPDIIWEISKVDSRKKAVNPPPPFITSTLQQTASNRLSFSPSRTMSIAQKLYEGISFGKSTRKGLITYMRTDSVRMSPDSLKDCRKYLTERYGSGLLYPKTRRYRGSKGSQDAHEAIRPVDIRLTPDELTSVLSTPELSLYRLIWNRFAATQLIDAEIMNTTVSVSGAGLEFKSTGEILLEQGFSIIDPAFIKTKNRLPEVKRGNVSLQSFSKEQKFTAPPPRFSEARLVAEMKKAGIGRPSTYVSTIKTLKNRKYVEKDGKTLRPTELGTTTVRILTKMFPHIFKVDFTAKMEDLLDSVANGTESYMNVLEQLNLPLESSLKKALQSTDQYRNELQQDTGETCPECGSPLVIRWGRYGKFKACTDFPKCRYSSPLEKENSTEFSGRKCPICGGNLLLKNGRFGRYLSCKNHPECKHTEPVPTGVMCPEETCSGELVEKKSGKGRLFYACNRFPECKYAVWNRPVDRTCPRCGFPILVEKKKGIWCPSCRKKIVN; translated from the coding sequence ATGAGTAAGAAAAAAAGCCTTGTAATTATCGAATCACCTGCGAAGGCCAGCAGTCTTCGCAGCTATCTTGGTGACAGTTACGAGGTGATCGCTTCGTACGGTCACGTAAGAGATCTTCCAAGGAACTACCTTGGAGTTGACGAAAGCAAAGGTTTTAAACCTTCCTATACAATACTTCCGGATAAAAGGAAAGTTGTAACCATGCTTAAAAAGAAAGCCAGCGAGGTCTCCAGAATCTATCTTGCAGCCGATCCTGACAGAGAGGGAGAGGCAATATGCTGGCACCTTTCGCAGATACTGGAACGAGAGGGTGTCGTATTCAGCAGGCTGAGATTCAACGCGATCACGAAAGACACAGTTCTTAAATCTATTAAAAACCCCAGTTCAATTGATATGCAGCTTGTTGACGCTCAGCAGGCAAGAAGGGTTATGGATCGGCTTGTGGGCTACAAAATATCTTCGTGGCTCCAAAAGATAATGGGGAAGGGCAAAAGCGCTGGAAGAGTGCAATCTGTAGCTCTCAGGATGATTCAGGAGCGCGAGGATACCATCGGCAGTTTTCTGCCTGTTGAATACTGGCTGATTGACGCACGTTTTACTCAGGGAAAGAATTCATTTACCGCGAATCTTCATAAAATTGATGGAAAAACATCGGGAAAACCGGGAAAGTTTCCGGAATGCGAAGAAGAAGCGGAGAATATCATTGAAAGAATTAATGAACCAGATATCATTTGGGAAATCTCGAAAGTAGATTCCAGAAAGAAGGCTGTAAATCCTCCTCCTCCCTTCATTACAAGCACACTTCAGCAGACAGCCTCCAACAGATTGTCGTTCTCTCCTTCAAGAACAATGTCAATTGCCCAGAAATTGTACGAAGGCATATCCTTCGGTAAAAGCACCAGAAAAGGGCTTATTACTTACATGCGTACGGATTCCGTAAGAATGAGTCCGGATAGTCTGAAGGATTGCAGGAAATATCTGACTGAACGATACGGTTCGGGTTTGCTGTACCCTAAAACCAGAAGGTACAGAGGTTCAAAGGGCTCACAGGATGCCCATGAAGCCATCAGGCCTGTCGACATTCGGCTTACACCGGATGAACTCACATCTGTTCTCAGTACACCTGAGCTTTCCCTTTACAGACTCATCTGGAATCGCTTCGCGGCTACTCAGCTTATAGATGCTGAAATAATGAATACGACTGTAAGCGTATCGGGAGCAGGCCTTGAATTCAAATCTACCGGGGAAATACTGCTTGAACAGGGTTTTTCGATAATCGATCCTGCATTCATTAAAACAAAGAACAGGCTTCCCGAAGTGAAGAGGGGTAATGTTTCCCTGCAATCATTCAGCAAAGAACAGAAGTTCACAGCACCGCCTCCCAGATTCTCCGAGGCGAGGCTTGTAGCTGAAATGAAAAAAGCAGGTATTGGAAGACCTTCTACATACGTTAGTACAATAAAGACACTAAAAAACAGAAAGTATGTAGAGAAGGACGGAAAGACCCTCAGGCCCACAGAACTCGGAACAACCACTGTGCGAATACTTACAAAAATGTTTCCACATATCTTCAAGGTTGATTTTACGGCAAAAATGGAAGACCTCCTCGATTCGGTTGCAAATGGCACTGAATCCTATATGAATGTTCTGGAACAGTTGAACCTTCCACTTGAATCCTCTCTGAAAAAGGCGCTGCAAAGTACCGATCAGTACAGGAATGAACTGCAGCAGGATACGGGGGAGACATGTCCTGAATGCGGTTCTCCTCTTGTCATTCGGTGGGGAAGATATGGAAAATTCAAAGCCTGCACCGATTTTCCCAAGTGCAGGTACTCAAGCCCTCTTGAAAAAGAGAATTCAACAGAATTCTCAGGCAGGAAGTGCCCGATATGTGGCGGTAACCTGTTACTTAAAAATGGCAGGTTTGGAAGATATCTAAGCTGCAAGAACCATCCTGAATGCAAACATACAGAACCTGTGCCAACTGGTGTGATGTGTCCCGAGGAAACGTGCAGTGGAGAACTGGTCGAGAAGAAATCCGGAAAGGGAAGGCTTTTTTATGCCTGCAACAGGTTCCCTGAATGCAAATACGCAGTATGGAACAGGCCGGTCGATAGAACCTGTCCCAGGTGTGGCTTTCCAATACTGGTCGAAAAAAAGAAAGGTATCTGGTGCCCCAGTTGCAGAAAGAAAATTGTGAACTGA
- the hslV gene encoding ATP-dependent protease subunit HslV → MEDIHATTVLGIVRNGKAAMAADGQVTLGETVIKSTAKKIRKLYSNTVLVGFSGTGADAFALVERLEEKLEAARGNLPRAAVELAREWRTDKYLRQLQALIAAVDSKHALLIGGSGEIVEAEDGIVSVGSGQSYAMAAARALDEHTKMGPAKIARESLKIASSICIYTGGEIQIEELH, encoded by the coding sequence ATCGAAGATATTCACGCAACAACCGTACTCGGGATAGTCCGTAACGGCAAAGCCGCGATGGCTGCCGACGGTCAGGTCACCCTTGGTGAAACGGTAATCAAGAGTACGGCAAAAAAAATAAGGAAGCTGTACTCCAATACCGTACTTGTGGGTTTTTCCGGAACGGGAGCGGATGCGTTTGCCCTTGTTGAAAGACTTGAAGAGAAACTCGAAGCAGCAAGAGGTAATCTTCCCAGGGCTGCAGTGGAACTGGCTCGGGAATGGAGAACCGATAAATACCTCAGACAACTCCAGGCTCTTATAGCAGCCGTTGACAGTAAGCATGCCTTGCTCATAGGAGGTTCGGGAGAAATCGTTGAGGCTGAGGACGGAATTGTTTCGGTTGGTTCCGGTCAGTCTTACGCTATGGCAGCGGCAAGGGCACTCGATGAACATACGAAAATGGGACCGGCGAAAATAGCCCGTGAGAGTTTAAAAATAGCTTCATCGATATGTATATACACAGGCGGAGAAATACAGATCGAGGAGCTTCACTGA
- a CDS encoding DUF2723 domain-containing protein: MTNSIEEIRRIRIDRSIALIVGLIALLAYLLTLAPSVSFWDSGEYVTCSWTAGVPHPPGVPLFVLLGRFSTIVFSFIPAVAARVNTLCALAGAATIGLLVRLVQRWGNRMDFAPDWYRPMAVLSGFIAAFSYTIWRNSNATETYATALLLTFIIMWSFDCWIEKYAEKKHEKGKKDHGGWGEARYLLLISYLIILAVGNHGSVPFVTGPPILLMFLIYAFRKKTDIWKRSWFVLTIVGLVVLAFSIHLYMPLRAVQNPEINERDSSHWTDFEKAFTREQYGRTSILERKGPFIDQMKLYMKYLSWQSGRVNDGWDRYLGDTAGSAASMVVRILLIFGAIYGLVVLGLNRPKLLLYLGLLFLMSSILFIFFILNFKTGTEATLLGEVRERDYFFGASFALFAIFSGIGLVSVFKDFLTNKSRLAWVTLLIPALSIGVNSYRCDRGITV, encoded by the coding sequence TTGACTAATAGTATTGAAGAAATAAGAAGAATCAGAATTGACAGGTCAATTGCCTTAATAGTAGGACTGATTGCCCTTTTAGCATACCTGTTAACTCTCGCTCCCAGTGTAAGTTTCTGGGACAGCGGAGAATACGTGACCTGTTCATGGACTGCGGGTGTTCCACACCCGCCCGGTGTTCCCCTGTTTGTTCTCCTTGGAAGATTTAGTACTATCGTGTTTTCCTTTATCCCGGCAGTGGCGGCAAGGGTTAATACTTTGTGCGCATTGGCCGGAGCAGCCACCATCGGCCTTCTTGTCCGCCTCGTTCAGCGATGGGGAAACAGAATGGATTTCGCGCCGGACTGGTACAGGCCAATGGCTGTTCTTTCCGGATTTATTGCCGCTTTCAGCTACACCATCTGGCGTAACAGCAATGCCACCGAAACCTACGCCACGGCGTTACTGCTGACATTTATCATAATGTGGTCATTCGACTGCTGGATAGAGAAATACGCAGAGAAAAAGCATGAAAAGGGAAAAAAGGATCATGGCGGCTGGGGAGAAGCGAGGTATCTGCTTCTAATTTCCTATCTGATAATCCTTGCTGTCGGAAACCATGGCAGCGTACCGTTCGTTACCGGCCCCCCTATACTTTTGATGTTCCTTATTTACGCCTTCAGGAAGAAGACGGATATATGGAAACGATCCTGGTTCGTTCTTACAATAGTCGGCCTGGTAGTTCTGGCTTTCAGTATTCATCTTTATATGCCCCTTCGCGCTGTGCAGAATCCGGAAATAAACGAACGTGACAGTTCCCACTGGACCGATTTTGAGAAGGCTTTCACTCGAGAGCAGTACGGCAGAACATCGATCCTTGAGCGGAAGGGTCCGTTCATCGATCAGATGAAGCTTTATATGAAATATCTATCCTGGCAGTCCGGAAGGGTGAATGACGGATGGGATCGTTATCTGGGTGATACGGCTGGTTCAGCCGCATCCATGGTCGTAAGGATATTATTGATTTTCGGAGCGATTTACGGACTGGTGGTTCTGGGCTTGAATAGACCTAAACTGCTTCTATATCTGGGTTTACTATTTCTGATGTCATCAATCCTCTTCATTTTCTTCATTCTCAATTTTAAAACCGGTACAGAGGCTACGCTTTTAGGAGAAGTAAGGGAGAGGGACTATTTCTTTGGAGCTTCCTTCGCCCTTTTTGCTATATTCTCGGGAATAGGGCTGGTTTCCGTTTTCAAAGATTTCCTTACGAACAAATCGAGACTGGCCTGGGTAACATTGCTGATACCCGCTTTATCAATTGGTGTGAACTCATACAGGTGCGACCGCGGGATTACGGTATAA
- a CDS encoding gliding-motility protein MglA, giving the protein MATVSYSSREIDCKLVYAGPGLSGKTTNVKYIHSQIPSSDRGKLISLATGNERTLFFDFLPINTGTIYGFKVRLHLYSVPGQAMYTDSRQLILQGVDGIIFVADSQRARMDANIASLRDLKDNLRNTKRKGFSLVLQTNKRDLPDIFPTAVIQKRLGLDRVPCIESVATEGTGVFETLRKASRIVMHRLHRQFSLALNEKRG; this is encoded by the coding sequence ATGGCGACAGTTAGCTACAGTTCAAGAGAAATCGATTGCAAACTTGTATATGCCGGTCCTGGGCTTTCCGGGAAGACAACCAACGTCAAATATATTCACAGCCAGATACCTTCCAGTGACAGGGGAAAGCTCATTTCTCTCGCAACAGGTAACGAACGTACACTCTTTTTCGATTTCCTTCCAATTAATACAGGTACGATCTACGGCTTCAAGGTAAGGCTTCACCTCTACAGTGTTCCAGGACAGGCAATGTATACTGACAGCCGTCAGTTGATTCTTCAGGGCGTTGACGGCATCATTTTCGTTGCCGATTCACAGAGAGCCAGAATGGACGCTAACATAGCAAGCCTGCGCGATCTGAAGGATAACCTGAGGAATACGAAACGAAAAGGGTTCAGCCTTGTACTCCAAACCAACAAAAGAGACCTTCCGGATATTTTTCCAACGGCTGTGATACAGAAACGTCTTGGTCTTGATAGGGTCCCATGTATTGAATCAGTCGCTACCGAAGGTACAGGTGTTTTTGAAACTCTGAGAAAAGCCAGCCGAATTGTAATGCACAGATTGCATAGACAATTCTCTCTTGCACTTAATGAAAAGCGAGGCTGA
- a CDS encoding Gx transporter family protein, producing the protein MQKSTEKYRGDCVRIEVLLVILAIGAGVIENLIPRPLPFIKLGLANVITVAAIAKYGFWTGLRVNILRSTGAALFIGTLATPTYLLSVSGGIASAVVMGCTKKCFSVTGMSVSGSLSSLSIQLLTASALLPGLPTENLVLPLTIWGFLSGTITGIVATVLLRRGFPWIYNPGVDSACMPE; encoded by the coding sequence ATGCAGAAATCAACTGAGAAATATCGTGGAGACTGCGTAAGAATTGAAGTACTTCTAGTAATACTGGCAATCGGTGCCGGTGTTATAGAGAATCTCATTCCCAGACCTTTGCCTTTCATCAAACTGGGTCTGGCTAATGTAATAACGGTTGCGGCAATAGCGAAATACGGCTTCTGGACAGGTCTGAGGGTGAATATACTGAGATCCACCGGCGCGGCTCTGTTTATAGGAACACTCGCAACTCCGACATATCTTCTTTCCGTTTCAGGGGGGATTGCCTCAGCTGTGGTAATGGGTTGTACGAAGAAGTGTTTTTCGGTTACCGGGATGTCCGTTTCAGGCAGTCTTTCCAGTCTTTCAATACAGCTGCTTACAGCATCCGCGCTGCTTCCCGGACTTCCTACGGAGAACCTTGTATTGCCCCTTACAATATGGGGTTTCCTTTCTGGAACTATAACAGGTATTGTTGCTACTGTATTATTAAGGAGAGGTTTTCCCTGGATCTACAATCCGGGGGTTGATTCGGCATGTATGCCAGAATAG